In Mesorhizobium sp., one DNA window encodes the following:
- a CDS encoding RNA polymerase sigma factor, translating to MDEKRGAILAELPRLRRYARALVRDRDVADDLVQDCIEKALTRMEGWQNGDNPRRWLFTIMHHLFVDQLRRTKRRGASVSYEDATGAALATEPSQFDSIAAREVLQALQAIAPDRRSALVLVAVEGLTYAEAATVLGIPAGTVMSRIARGREELRKELEDASRRRTIRVVQR from the coding sequence ATGGACGAGAAGCGGGGTGCCATTCTTGCCGAATTGCCGCGCCTGCGCCGGTATGCGCGCGCGCTGGTGCGCGACCGCGACGTGGCGGACGATCTGGTGCAGGACTGCATCGAGAAGGCGCTGACGCGGATGGAAGGGTGGCAGAACGGTGACAATCCGCGCCGGTGGCTGTTCACGATCATGCACCATCTGTTCGTCGACCAGTTGCGCAGGACGAAGCGGCGGGGCGCCTCCGTCAGCTATGAGGACGCGACCGGAGCGGCGCTGGCGACGGAGCCTTCGCAGTTCGACAGCATCGCCGCCCGTGAGGTGCTGCAGGCGTTGCAGGCGATCGCGCCGGACCGGCGTTCGGCTTTGGTGCTCGTCGCCGTGGAGGGGTTGACCTATGCCGAGGCAGCGACAGTTCTCGGCATCCCGGCCGGCACGGTCATGTCGCGCATAGCGAGAGGACGGGAGGAATTGCGCAAGGAATTGGAGGATGCCTCGCGCCGGCGGACGATCAGGGTGGTCCAGCGATGA
- a CDS encoding GNAT family N-acetyltransferase/peptidase C39 family protein: MPAAIRPARASDIDALVRIENAVFPTDRISRRSFRQLIERETAETLVAEVDGRVAGYCMVLFRRGSGVARLYSIAVAAEHGGSGVGRLLLDRAEKIAYDHDRLILRLEVRDDNARAIRVYEKSGYRRIGMEPDYYEDHAPALRYEKVLRGSAAFATRVPFYAQTADFTCGPSCLMMAMAHYLPDFTPSPVMEVRLWREATTVFMMSGPGGCEPFGLAVAAHENGLSAEIIVSFYGALFLQSVRSAEKKRVMELAQVDFRNRAEDYGIPVETRSFTLDDIRGAIAGGKLAVVLISGFVMFGKKVPHWVLAIGDDGEHIVIHDPWIEGAQAETSADAANIPIPYDVFMRMAQFGKKLRAAVILGRR, translated from the coding sequence ATGCCCGCTGCGATACGCCCGGCCCGCGCCTCAGACATCGACGCGCTCGTGCGGATCGAGAACGCCGTCTTCCCGACTGATCGGATCTCGCGCCGTTCGTTCCGCCAGTTGATCGAGCGCGAGACCGCCGAGACCCTGGTCGCCGAAGTCGACGGCCGGGTCGCCGGCTACTGCATGGTTCTGTTCCGCCGCGGCAGTGGCGTTGCACGTCTCTATTCGATCGCGGTCGCCGCCGAGCATGGCGGGTCGGGCGTCGGCCGTCTGCTGCTCGACCGGGCCGAGAAGATCGCCTACGACCACGATCGGCTGATCCTTCGCCTCGAGGTGCGGGACGACAATGCCCGCGCGATCCGCGTCTACGAGAAAAGCGGATACCGGCGTATCGGCATGGAGCCGGACTACTACGAGGATCATGCCCCGGCGCTGCGCTACGAGAAGGTGCTCCGCGGCAGCGCCGCCTTCGCGACGAGAGTTCCATTTTACGCGCAGACGGCCGACTTCACCTGCGGCCCGTCGTGCCTGATGATGGCGATGGCGCATTATCTGCCCGACTTCACCCCGTCGCCCGTCATGGAGGTACGCCTGTGGCGCGAGGCGACCACCGTCTTCATGATGTCCGGGCCGGGCGGGTGCGAGCCTTTCGGACTGGCGGTCGCGGCGCATGAGAACGGCCTCTCCGCCGAGATCATCGTTTCGTTCTACGGCGCGCTCTTCCTGCAGTCGGTGCGCAGCGCCGAGAAGAAGCGCGTGATGGAACTCGCCCAGGTCGATTTCCGGAACCGTGCCGAGGACTACGGCATTCCGGTCGAGACGCGCTCCTTCACCCTGGACGATATCCGTGGTGCGATCGCGGGCGGAAAACTGGCCGTGGTTCTGATCAGCGGGTTCGTGATGTTCGGCAAGAAAGTGCCGCACTGGGTTCTGGCGATCGGCGACGACGGCGAGCACATCGTCATCCACGACCCCTGGATCGAGGGTGCGCAGGCCGAGACCTCGGCCGACGCCGCCAACATCCCGATCCCCTACGACGTCTTCATGCGGATGGCGCAATTCGGCAAGAAGCTGCGCGCCGCGGTCATTCTCGGAAGAAGATAG
- a CDS encoding RimK family protein yields the protein MTWVILTGRQSDIDPFATPHKIITTRDYLTHPSLFRGVRPKVINLSNNVGYQSRGYYASLLAGSRGHKVIPTVETMIDLSEKKLYEHALPELEVALNRCRKDVGGVFPSRVPIFFGIGPTKAWDKFAKLLFDWFRAPALEVSIKDGGEWASIRKIGFLPLARMTDEEEKTFLACLERYTGREWRDTKERTPARYTFATLINPQEELSPSSISSLKYWARIAEKMGVEVEPITRKDLSKLANYDALFIRETTSISNHTYRFARRAQQEGMPVIDDPLSMIRCTNKVYLNELMTFNKVPVPPTVTIAGIADLEPAAQALGFPLVLKIPDSAFSRGVKKASTFAELKALATAWLEDSDLIIAQKYIPTQFDWRVGVLGGEPLFAVQYLMAKKHWQIVNHDRGGKPDQGGVKAFTLKETPKIVIDTAVKAARCIGDGLYGVDLKETPEGVFVIEVNDNPDLDHGYEDSGEKDEVWVKLTQWFLDRLERNGR from the coding sequence ATGACCTGGGTTATCCTGACCGGCCGGCAGAGCGACATCGATCCCTTTGCGACGCCGCACAAGATCATCACCACCCGCGACTATCTCACCCATCCTTCGCTGTTCCGCGGGGTGCGGCCGAAGGTGATCAACCTGTCCAACAATGTCGGCTACCAGAGCCGCGGCTACTACGCCTCGCTGCTGGCAGGCTCGCGCGGCCACAAGGTGATCCCGACGGTCGAGACGATGATCGACCTGTCCGAGAAGAAGCTCTACGAGCATGCGCTGCCGGAACTCGAGGTGGCGCTGAACCGCTGCCGCAAGGATGTCGGAGGCGTTTTCCCCTCCCGCGTCCCCATCTTCTTCGGCATCGGTCCGACCAAGGCCTGGGACAAGTTCGCCAAGCTGCTCTTCGACTGGTTTCGCGCGCCTGCGCTCGAAGTGTCGATCAAGGATGGCGGCGAGTGGGCCTCGATCCGCAAGATCGGCTTCCTGCCGCTCGCGCGCATGACCGACGAGGAGGAAAAAACCTTCCTTGCCTGCCTCGAGCGCTATACGGGCCGCGAATGGCGCGACACCAAGGAGCGGACGCCCGCCCGCTACACCTTCGCTACCCTGATCAATCCGCAGGAGGAACTCTCCCCGTCGTCAATCTCCTCGCTGAAATACTGGGCACGCATCGCCGAGAAGATGGGGGTGGAGGTCGAGCCGATCACGAGGAAGGATCTGTCGAAACTCGCCAATTACGATGCATTGTTCATCCGCGAGACGACGTCCATCTCGAACCACACCTACCGCTTTGCCCGTCGCGCCCAGCAGGAGGGCATGCCGGTCATCGACGACCCGCTGTCGATGATCCGCTGCACCAACAAGGTCTATCTGAACGAGTTGATGACCTTCAACAAAGTGCCGGTGCCGCCGACGGTGACCATCGCCGGCATCGCCGATCTGGAGCCGGCCGCCCAGGCGCTCGGTTTTCCGCTGGTGTTGAAGATCCCCGACAGCGCCTTTTCGCGCGGCGTCAAGAAGGCTTCGACCTTCGCCGAACTGAAGGCATTGGCCACCGCGTGGCTGGAAGATTCCGACCTGATCATCGCCCAGAAATACATCCCCACCCAGTTCGACTGGCGCGTCGGGGTGCTGGGCGGGGAGCCGCTCTTCGCCGTGCAGTATCTGATGGCCAAGAAGCACTGGCAGATCGTCAACCACGACCGCGGCGGCAAGCCCGACCAGGGCGGTGTCAAGGCCTTCACGCTCAAGGAGACGCCGAAGATCGTCATCGACACGGCGGTCAAGGCGGCGCGCTGTATCGGCGACGGTCTCTACGGCGTCGATCTGAAGGAAACCCCCGAAGGCGTCTTCGTCATCGAGGTCAACGACAACCCAGACCTCGACCACGGCTACGAGGATTCGGGCGAGAAGGACGAGGTCTGGGTCAAGCTCACCCAATGGTTCCTGGACCGGCTGGAGCGGAACGGCCGCTGA
- a CDS encoding anti-sigma factor produces MTAEFTERDIHLALDGELPAERMHEFGAWLEANPDMKIKSARFDADRQRLQMALGPVAYEPVPGKLTETILGKGSDLFGMRSWWRGAIAAGLIAAAGAGGYALGSAGGPAGIAGATDPVAERAVAAHRIYSAEKLHVVEVGADQKDHLVGWLSKRVGTTLKAPDLAPEGFSLVGGRLLPAGEKAAAQFMYQDFSGNRISLYVTQTAGTNETGFRLFENADARAFYWLDGGFGYAIAGAVPESTMEAVARSAYRQLLPAAAKS; encoded by the coding sequence ATGACGGCGGAATTCACCGAACGCGACATCCATCTCGCACTGGACGGCGAACTGCCGGCGGAACGGATGCACGAATTCGGCGCCTGGCTGGAAGCCAATCCGGACATGAAGATCAAGTCGGCGCGTTTCGATGCCGACCGCCAGCGCCTGCAGATGGCACTCGGCCCCGTCGCCTACGAGCCTGTCCCGGGCAAGCTCACCGAGACGATACTTGGCAAGGGGTCGGACCTGTTCGGCATGCGAAGCTGGTGGCGCGGCGCGATCGCCGCCGGGCTGATCGCGGCGGCGGGCGCGGGCGGCTACGCGCTTGGCAGCGCCGGCGGCCCGGCCGGCATCGCCGGGGCCACCGATCCGGTGGCCGAACGCGCGGTGGCGGCGCACCGCATCTATTCGGCCGAGAAGCTCCATGTCGTGGAAGTCGGAGCCGACCAGAAGGACCATCTCGTCGGCTGGCTGTCGAAACGGGTGGGAACCACGCTCAAGGCTCCCGATCTCGCACCGGAAGGCTTCAGCCTTGTCGGCGGGCGGCTCTTGCCCGCAGGCGAGAAAGCGGCCGCGCAGTTCATGTATCAGGACTTTTCCGGCAACCGCATCTCGCTCTACGTGACGCAGACCGCCGGAACGAACGAGACCGGCTTCCGCCTGTTCGAAAATGCGGACGCCCGCGCCTTCTACTGGCTGGACGGCGGGTTCGGCTACGCGATCGCCGGCGCCGTGCCCGAATCCACCATGGAAGCGGTGGCCCGCTCCGCCTATCGGCAGCTTCTCCCCGCCGCCGCGAAGAGCTAG
- a CDS encoding methyl-accepting chemotaxis protein yields the protein MSDISNALGGAGLLRASLARTGRWAASLGFVAGIVSDILNPLAPFAAYIAMVAAVAAAIIASAIVFRLVLAARAMPALVFATTTAAIAGGIFALQQNRSADNGVIASLIPAVAEMQQSMGIVAARVEKIEQTVTETQKTVTETRKAVDDVRQSTDQIATRQDAQTERIGEVKQLTDEIAAKQDAQAKQVGELQKSTEQIAVSVDAIAKGFAALAAQGSIIADPKRPDEFYHNARVQELGGDMVNARRSYLAFANFDVDAIDPYQRFATLLRVQDGRAGAREVFGELAGRGKSPAVKLFHALQFDDAQRIERLNAFIAANPAYAPGYYFLSKEHSLDRLGTQSLADKRAEGEALQTFLNYEKDGGLVKFFVDHAELAVWLDDTRRRLAALGNALDPASFAPTLIPTRSNQGWIISVSLPEAATAISWRMSNDGPYVDTGLMASIDQRTGKPMPNPSFQIPTVNEPTVISIRYIDPRGNLAGPFDLPFDPRGALQQGNKQILDQFWTSWIAFDASGNTGLVYYTQILSYRCAVKEVRYSLNGTSLDKILEMPPCNEKDPYALPDGVLPYFKVTKDVTSMAVQVTYVDGTQSPVREFLRQ from the coding sequence ATGTCGGATATCTCGAATGCACTCGGCGGGGCGGGTCTCCTGCGCGCGTCGCTTGCGCGCACAGGTCGCTGGGCGGCCAGTCTCGGCTTCGTCGCCGGCATCGTCTCCGACATTCTCAACCCGCTTGCGCCGTTCGCCGCCTATATCGCAATGGTCGCGGCGGTAGCCGCGGCGATCATCGCGTCAGCCATCGTTTTCCGGCTCGTTCTCGCGGCAAGGGCCATGCCCGCGCTGGTGTTTGCGACCACCACCGCGGCGATTGCGGGCGGCATCTTCGCCTTGCAGCAGAACAGGTCTGCCGACAATGGCGTGATCGCCTCGCTCATTCCCGCTGTCGCCGAGATGCAGCAATCGATGGGCATCGTCGCCGCGAGGGTCGAGAAGATCGAGCAGACGGTAACCGAAACCCAGAAGACGGTGACCGAGACGCGGAAGGCTGTCGACGACGTCAGGCAGTCGACCGACCAGATCGCCACCAGGCAGGACGCGCAGACAGAGCGGATTGGCGAGGTGAAGCAGTTGACGGATGAGATCGCGGCCAAGCAGGACGCTCAGGCGAAACAGGTTGGCGAATTGCAGAAGTCGACCGAGCAGATCGCTGTGTCCGTCGACGCGATCGCCAAGGGCTTCGCGGCGCTGGCCGCACAGGGGAGCATTATCGCCGACCCCAAGCGGCCCGATGAATTCTACCACAACGCGCGCGTTCAGGAGCTCGGCGGCGACATGGTCAATGCCCGGCGCAGCTATCTCGCCTTCGCCAATTTCGACGTCGACGCGATTGACCCGTACCAGCGTTTCGCGACGCTGCTCAGGGTGCAGGACGGACGCGCCGGCGCGCGCGAAGTCTTTGGAGAATTGGCCGGCCGGGGCAAGTCGCCGGCGGTCAAGCTGTTCCATGCCCTGCAGTTCGACGATGCGCAGCGCATCGAGCGTCTGAACGCCTTCATCGCCGCCAATCCGGCCTATGCGCCCGGATACTACTTCCTGTCGAAGGAACATTCGCTGGACCGCCTCGGTACCCAGTCGCTGGCCGACAAGCGCGCGGAAGGCGAGGCGCTGCAGACATTCCTGAACTACGAGAAGGATGGCGGCCTCGTGAAATTCTTCGTCGACCACGCCGAACTCGCGGTCTGGCTCGACGATACCAGGCGCAGGCTGGCGGCGCTGGGCAATGCTCTCGATCCGGCGAGCTTTGCACCGACGCTCATTCCCACGCGCTCCAACCAGGGCTGGATCATCTCCGTCTCGCTGCCGGAAGCCGCGACCGCGATCTCATGGCGTATGAGCAATGACGGGCCCTATGTCGACACCGGGCTGATGGCGAGCATAGACCAGCGCACCGGCAAACCGATGCCGAACCCGTCCTTCCAGATTCCGACCGTCAACGAACCGACGGTGATCTCGATCCGCTATATCGATCCTCGCGGCAATCTGGCCGGACCGTTCGACCTGCCCTTCGACCCGAGGGGCGCACTGCAACAGGGCAACAAGCAGATCCTCGACCAGTTCTGGACCTCGTGGATCGCCTTCGACGCCAGCGGTAACACCGGTCTGGTCTACTACACGCAGATCCTGTCCTACCGCTGTGCGGTCAAGGAGGTGCGCTACAGCCTGAACGGAACTTCCCTCGACAAGATTTTAGAGATGCCGCCCTGCAACGAAAAGGATCCCTATGCGCTGCCGGACGGCGTGCTGCCCTACTTCAAGGTCACCAAGGACGTGACTTCGATGGCGGTCCAGGTCACCTATGTCGACGGGACGCAATCCCCGGTGCGCGAGTTTCTCCGGCAATAG
- a CDS encoding HD family hydrolase: MMADRANAPPRAWQRMISGRRLDLLDPSPLDVEITDIAHGLARVARWNGQTAGDHAFSVGQHSLLVEDIFHAMHPDASASHRLAALLHDAPEYVIGDMISPFKAVVGGGYKEVEARLQTAIHLRFGLPAKLSEGLKKEIKRADQVAAYFEATELAGFTTAEAAQYFGRPRWISPERLDLAPKPARAVEKAFLTRFAAVERRA, translated from the coding sequence CTGATGGCCGACCGTGCCAATGCCCCGCCCCGTGCCTGGCAGCGGATGATTTCCGGCCGCCGGCTCGATCTCCTCGATCCGTCGCCGCTCGATGTCGAGATCACCGACATCGCCCATGGGCTGGCCCGCGTCGCGCGCTGGAACGGCCAGACTGCCGGCGATCATGCGTTCTCGGTCGGGCAGCATTCGCTGCTGGTCGAGGACATCTTCCACGCGATGCACCCGGACGCGTCGGCCTCGCACCGGCTCGCCGCCCTGCTGCACGATGCGCCCGAATATGTCATCGGCGACATGATCTCGCCTTTCAAGGCGGTGGTCGGGGGCGGTTATAAGGAGGTGGAAGCCCGCCTTCAGACGGCCATTCATCTGCGCTTCGGCCTGCCGGCGAAACTGTCCGAGGGCCTGAAGAAGGAGATCAAGCGCGCCGACCAGGTCGCCGCCTATTTCGAGGCGACGGAACTGGCCGGCTTCACGACGGCCGAGGCGGCGCAGTATTTCGGCCGGCCGCGCTGGATCTCGCCGGAAAGACTCGACCTCGCGCCGAAGCCGGCGAGGGCGGTGGAAAAGGCGTTTCTGACGCGGTTCGCAGCAGTCGAGCGCAGGGCATAG
- a CDS encoding MFS transporter, with protein sequence MSRTSAATRPSLPWLIIVCGCLIAALTFGPRSAMGFFQLPMLAEKGWDRTTFGLAMAFQNLAWGLGTPVFGAIADRFGTWRVLALSGILYSSGLILMAVADSPALLHIGGGLLVGLGIASGSFGIVLAAFARNVAPEKRSLAFGIGTAAGSAGMFVFAPLSQGLIDAYGWFDSLVAMSAMMLVIPLLAIPLRGNSSSGRNSQAEIRQSVGEALKEAFGHQSYLLLVSGFFVCGFQVAFITAHFPAYISDIGIEARYAVIALALIGFFNIIGSLASGFIGQRYSKPAFLSLIYLGRSILITWFLLVPQTPFVVIAFAVLMGLLWLSTVPPTNSLVAIMFGTRHLGLLGGIVFLSHQIGSFLGVWLGGYLYDIYGSYDVVWWLGVALGLFAAVVHWPIRERPVDRPVLAPAE encoded by the coding sequence GTGTCCCGAACCAGCGCTGCGACCCGCCCGTCCTTGCCGTGGCTCATCATCGTCTGCGGCTGTCTGATCGCGGCTCTCACCTTCGGCCCGCGCTCTGCAATGGGTTTCTTCCAGCTGCCGATGCTGGCCGAAAAAGGCTGGGACCGTACCACTTTCGGCCTCGCCATGGCGTTCCAGAACCTTGCCTGGGGGCTGGGCACGCCCGTCTTCGGCGCAATCGCCGACAGGTTCGGTACGTGGCGTGTGCTGGCCCTGTCGGGCATCCTCTATTCCAGCGGCCTGATCCTGATGGCGGTCGCCGACAGCCCTGCCCTGCTGCATATCGGCGGCGGCCTGCTGGTCGGCCTCGGCATCGCCTCCGGCTCGTTCGGCATCGTGCTCGCCGCCTTCGCGCGCAACGTCGCCCCTGAGAAGCGCAGTCTCGCCTTCGGCATCGGCACAGCGGCGGGCTCAGCCGGCATGTTTGTCTTCGCCCCGCTGAGCCAGGGCCTGATCGACGCCTACGGCTGGTTCGATTCGCTGGTCGCGATGAGCGCGATGATGCTCGTCATTCCGCTGCTCGCCATTCCGCTGCGGGGCAATTCGAGTAGCGGCAGGAACAGCCAGGCGGAGATCAGGCAATCGGTGGGTGAGGCGCTCAAGGAAGCTTTCGGTCACCAGAGCTACCTCCTCCTCGTGTCCGGCTTCTTCGTCTGCGGCTTTCAGGTCGCCTTCATCACCGCCCATTTCCCCGCTTACATCTCCGATATCGGCATCGAGGCGCGCTATGCGGTGATCGCGCTGGCGCTGATCGGCTTCTTCAACATCATCGGCTCGCTCGCGTCCGGCTTCATCGGCCAGCGTTACTCGAAGCCCGCCTTCCTGTCGCTCATCTATCTCGGACGCTCGATCCTCATCACCTGGTTCCTGCTGGTGCCGCAGACCCCGTTCGTGGTGATCGCCTTCGCGGTGCTGATGGGCCTCCTGTGGCTGTCGACGGTGCCGCCGACCAATAGCCTCGTCGCGATCATGTTCGGCACGCGCCACCTCGGCCTCCTGGGCGGCATTGTTTTCCTGTCGCACCAGATCGGCTCGTTCCTCGGCGTCTGGCTCGGCGGATACCTCTACGACATCTACGGCAGCTACGACGTGGTCTGGTGGCTCGGGGTCGCGCTCGGATTGTTCGCGGCGGTCGTCCACTGGCCGATCAGGGAGCGGCCGGTGGACCGTCCGGTGCTGGCGCCGGCGGAGTAA
- a CDS encoding SDR family oxidoreductase, which translates to MLLEGKNAVIHGGGGAIGGAVARAFAGEGASVFLAGRTRRKLETVAEDIRKAGGNAHVAEVDALDPEAVQTHADDVAGQAGGIDVVLNAIGIPHAQGIPLADLELSDFEDLVGAYMRAHFLIAKASAKHMVLRRAGVILTISTPGSRMSGSGFLGYGVACGAIETFSRILAGELGPSGVRVICLRPDAMPDALATSYTGPMFGRMAEGMGMTGEELLTRRAETIALLRRAPKLKEIADYAAFVASDRAGAMTGAIANLSCGSLVD; encoded by the coding sequence ATGTTGCTTGAAGGCAAGAATGCCGTGATTCATGGCGGAGGCGGTGCGATCGGAGGCGCGGTCGCGCGCGCATTCGCCGGCGAAGGGGCCAGTGTCTTCCTCGCAGGTCGCACGCGCAGGAAACTCGAGACCGTCGCGGAGGATATCCGCAAGGCCGGCGGTAACGCCCATGTCGCGGAAGTCGATGCGCTCGATCCGGAGGCGGTTCAGACACACGCCGATGACGTTGCCGGCCAGGCTGGCGGCATCGATGTCGTCCTCAACGCGATCGGGATTCCGCATGCGCAAGGCATTCCGCTTGCCGATCTGGAGCTTTCCGATTTCGAGGATCTGGTCGGAGCCTATATGCGCGCGCATTTCCTGATCGCGAAGGCCAGTGCGAAGCACATGGTTCTCCGCCGCGCGGGTGTGATCCTGACCATTTCGACGCCCGGATCGCGTATGTCGGGGTCGGGCTTTCTCGGCTACGGTGTCGCGTGCGGCGCCATCGAGACCTTTTCGCGCATCCTTGCCGGCGAACTCGGGCCGAGCGGCGTGCGGGTGATCTGTCTTCGACCGGACGCTATGCCCGATGCGCTCGCAACCTCGTACACGGGACCAATGTTCGGCCGCATGGCGGAAGGCATGGGGATGACCGGCGAAGAACTGCTCACGCGACGCGCGGAGACGATTGCGCTCCTTCGGCGCGCGCCGAAGCTCAAGGAGATCGCCGACTACGCCGCCTTCGTCGCGTCAGATCGCGCCGGCGCGATGACGGGCGCTATCGCCAATCTGTCTTGCGGCTCTCTGGTCGATTGA